The Candidatus Aramenus sp. CH1 genome includes a window with the following:
- a CDS encoding DUF1955 domain-containing protein, with protein MASETRQLFKSLTYAKELIINGHVKEGIEVIEKAVNSSNIKEANWVICNIIDAANCNAVVSVLDSIGKIFDISACGNVKRVIKCYDSAKKDSEFVDIAINALIARGKKDQLDKLLPELTYGKILLKLSQVYARFEEKKAKELMKKACEQGEREACENINQVSTYS; from the coding sequence ATGGCGAGCGAAACTAGGCAGTTATTTAAGAGCCTCACTTACGCTAAGGAATTAATAATAAACGGTCACGTGAAGGAAGGTATCGAGGTAATAGAAAAGGCCGTTAATTCAAGCAACATAAAGGAGGCGAACTGGGTCATATGCAACATAATAGACGCTGCCAATTGCAACGCTGTCGTAAGCGTGCTGGACTCGATTGGTAAGATATTCGACATTTCCGCATGTGGCAACGTAAAGAGGGTAATAAAGTGCTACGACTCGGCAAAGAAGGACAGCGAGTTCGTGGATATAGCCATCAACGCACTTATAGCCAGGGGGAAGAAGGACCAGCTAGACAAGCTCCTCCCAGAGCTTACCTACGGAAAGATACTGCTAAAGTTGTCTCAAGTCTACGCGAGGTTCGAGGAGAAGAAGGCAAAGGAGCTAATGAAGAAGGCGTGCGAGCAGGGAGAGAGGGAGGCTTGTGAAAATATAAATCAAGTTTCCACATATTCTTAA